A DNA window from Paenibacillus sp. HWE-109 contains the following coding sequences:
- a CDS encoding chondroitinase-B domain-containing protein, giving the protein MSNEFRVRSKRGVSLLLAAALTFTWLPLGVSNVQADSAVTGTPGGVDANLLKLWLKADSDSVTRSGNGDITVWKDSSPQGNDFINDGTVGDKSPRVKPKYTPSNPALNFQPSVQFIRSGNGSLLMDKNGLFNQNESVEHASVYMVTGGLTLSNQTSQIFYENLQGNGKFGAYIPFYSSTSQVLWDSGATVSGNPRLTTGYSIPPLEYNSWGFHYDSHPAVSSAVYQAITLDGQTIVKSTQARLAMVGNGSNPMSLGSAVGGGSGYDGQIGEMIVFGDTLTEEQQNQVQTYMALKFGTPLKGKDYVSAGPSPMVVWPKDSNMAYGNNIAGIARDQQGALAQATSRSSEGIASSQVIITAKQALADKQYLLWGDNGSLAPSVPYGADFKQSTRTWKVRNTGNVGTVQVAFPAAMLPLGGLLLRSGSSDFSHAVPLSLTPVEVHGEAYYAADTELTDGSFFTFVEKMPAIQLSALDVWNGSQKIGMNIPFVSSKMEGYEVIVPQAADSIRLAMQVSGGITTAVTLTNLEGVNQPISDVAKVHLAPGNNKLTIRLSNGDAMNTYTLQAYRLSAKGTNGQVPMNASTVTASSYQPNTTNIPANVVDGVWNNDVRWSASGQGEWLQFDMGQPEKVTYLNIAFLSAIDRQSNFEIIGSNQVDFQNPTVLLPKRKSRVLKAEDDSMQPYVLTTPAEVRYLRLVGYGNTASGSSGSWNSITEVELYTGTAPKVDEPTEPSGPPQAGDKPVEPLPPVRVVKVNSAEELQNALDQAAKGTTIELQNGTYAQNGPFVIKDKSGTAALPIRIVAAELGKAVIAGDSYMHLENANYVEVEGLTFHSGGGSDLGEDTLRSRAVPEDRIASLKGLHPGVELYDSSNVSLVRNTFALNETGQKYRFTKVENSVNKQIWCVIGVENSCRYGATYDPNGAIYTGETSHSPNSALLTDGGTDRHYIRVEGTSSHNRIAYNDIGPKTGFGAVMTYDGKDSVSQYDVIEYNHFHDIGPRVSNGLEAIRLGLSGLSLAPGHVTVQYNLFDGLNGEDEIVSVKSSDNTIRYNTVLNSYGGMVARHGHRNSFYGNFIIADGKKPGTSGFRLYGNDHKIYNNYMEGLTDDAVQLDGGTEDAGPEGGTNPSIRWGTGPNDFADLRSLSAERQQELLRGHWRQYNVQIFNNTFVNLSNKASAFKIAQRTFQPTGTLVYNNVIFSNAGTIFNETKDITPAGRPSYVGNMADGLAAVATNATVVSATYKGDLKLVRGSDGLIRLSPLSPAVDSAQGPYVPLDDMDGQRRTHTPDAGADEYDQATVPTLKPLTAADVGPTAGRNMPVEEGRPELSSLQISSNLTLTPAFRPDISYYTVMAPFGIGNLTISPVSLSQKAVIQVSVDGASTQSVRSGSESGPLVIAESGSVVLIDVSMPSGVHKTYTLMIKRPQINNSSSSDSSSGYNPAPLPKPVPEPAVSQPTKPTEPSTSAPRSETFGDVPTHWASEAISKAAAKGIVNGYSDGSFKPDEPMTRLQFAAMLVRALGLKPEPTKPDFTDEASIPAWAAGELSAALKAGIIQGYEDQSLRPNEAINRIEMIAMLVRALPQSEGTSASASFSDSSQIPSWALPLVSRANSLGLVDGRENHAFKPFDVATRAEAVTVVMRMLDR; this is encoded by the coding sequence ATGTCCAATGAATTCAGAGTGCGTTCGAAACGGGGAGTCAGCTTGCTGCTCGCAGCAGCTTTAACATTCACATGGTTGCCGCTAGGGGTATCCAACGTACAGGCAGATAGCGCAGTGACAGGAACACCAGGCGGTGTGGATGCCAACTTGCTGAAATTGTGGCTGAAAGCGGATTCCGACAGCGTGACCCGTAGTGGGAATGGCGATATAACGGTATGGAAGGATAGCAGTCCGCAAGGCAATGATTTCATCAATGACGGGACGGTCGGGGATAAGAGTCCGAGGGTAAAGCCGAAGTATACTCCTTCCAATCCTGCGCTGAATTTCCAGCCATCGGTGCAATTTATTCGTTCAGGCAATGGAAGTCTTTTGATGGACAAGAATGGATTATTCAACCAGAATGAGTCTGTTGAACATGCAAGTGTGTATATGGTTACTGGCGGGTTAACGTTATCGAATCAGACGTCGCAAATTTTTTATGAAAATTTGCAAGGAAACGGAAAATTTGGAGCGTATATCCCCTTCTACTCCAGCACTTCGCAAGTTTTGTGGGATTCGGGAGCTACCGTATCTGGAAATCCACGGCTCACGACAGGCTATTCAATTCCTCCTCTTGAATACAACAGTTGGGGGTTTCATTATGATTCGCATCCAGCCGTTTCCAGTGCTGTTTACCAAGCGATTACGCTGGATGGGCAAACGATAGTCAAATCAACGCAAGCCAGACTCGCAATGGTTGGAAACGGAAGCAACCCGATGTCTCTTGGTTCAGCAGTCGGTGGAGGATCCGGCTATGATGGGCAAATTGGCGAGATGATCGTGTTTGGCGATACACTTACGGAAGAGCAGCAGAACCAAGTGCAAACGTATATGGCCCTTAAGTTCGGAACGCCGCTGAAGGGAAAGGATTATGTATCGGCAGGCCCTTCGCCGATGGTCGTTTGGCCAAAGGATTCCAATATGGCTTATGGCAATAACATTGCAGGGATCGCCCGCGATCAGCAAGGAGCATTGGCTCAAGCAACAAGCCGGAGCAGCGAAGGTATAGCGTCTTCGCAGGTCATCATTACCGCTAAACAAGCTTTGGCGGACAAGCAGTACCTGCTATGGGGCGATAACGGAAGTTTGGCTCCTTCTGTGCCCTATGGTGCGGACTTCAAGCAATCAACGCGGACGTGGAAGGTCCGAAATACGGGCAATGTCGGGACTGTACAAGTTGCCTTTCCAGCGGCAATGCTTCCGCTAGGCGGCTTGCTGCTGAGGAGCGGAAGCAGCGATTTCAGCCACGCGGTTCCACTGTCATTAACCCCTGTGGAGGTGCATGGCGAAGCTTACTACGCTGCGGATACGGAGCTTACTGATGGATCCTTTTTCACCTTTGTGGAGAAAATGCCAGCCATCCAGTTGTCTGCGCTCGATGTTTGGAACGGCAGTCAAAAGATCGGGATGAATATCCCCTTCGTGTCTTCCAAGATGGAGGGGTATGAGGTCATCGTTCCACAGGCTGCCGATTCCATCCGTTTAGCCATGCAAGTCAGTGGGGGTATTACAACTGCGGTGACTCTGACGAATCTTGAAGGAGTGAATCAGCCAATAAGCGATGTTGCCAAGGTTCATCTCGCGCCGGGAAATAATAAGCTCACGATCCGATTATCCAACGGCGATGCGATGAATACGTATACGCTGCAAGCCTATCGGCTATCGGCCAAAGGAACGAATGGCCAAGTGCCGATGAACGCAAGTACGGTTACCGCTAGTTCCTATCAGCCGAACACGACGAATATTCCCGCGAATGTCGTGGACGGTGTTTGGAATAATGATGTCCGTTGGTCGGCTTCTGGACAAGGGGAGTGGCTGCAGTTCGATATGGGGCAACCTGAGAAAGTTACCTATTTGAATATCGCTTTCCTGAGCGCAATCGACCGTCAAAGCAATTTCGAAATTATAGGCTCCAATCAAGTAGATTTCCAGAATCCGACTGTACTGCTGCCTAAGCGAAAAAGCAGAGTGCTTAAAGCCGAAGATGATAGTATGCAGCCTTATGTGCTGACGACTCCAGCAGAAGTGCGTTATCTGCGGCTGGTCGGGTATGGAAATACGGCTTCGGGCAGCTCAGGCAGTTGGAATAGTATTACCGAAGTTGAACTTTATACGGGCACCGCACCAAAAGTGGATGAACCTACTGAGCCAAGCGGTCCTCCGCAAGCAGGCGATAAACCCGTGGAACCCCTCCCTCCGGTACGCGTGGTGAAGGTTAATTCCGCGGAAGAACTGCAGAATGCGCTGGATCAAGCTGCTAAAGGGACGACGATTGAATTGCAAAATGGCACGTATGCACAAAACGGTCCATTCGTTATCAAAGATAAGTCAGGAACGGCTGCGCTTCCGATTCGTATTGTTGCTGCTGAACTCGGGAAGGCTGTTATCGCTGGCGACAGCTACATGCATTTGGAAAATGCAAACTATGTTGAGGTTGAGGGACTTACGTTCCACTCCGGTGGCGGATCGGATCTTGGTGAAGATACGCTGCGAAGCCGAGCTGTCCCGGAAGACAGGATCGCATCATTGAAGGGACTGCACCCGGGTGTCGAATTGTACGACTCCAGCAATGTCTCCCTTGTGCGGAATACCTTTGCCTTGAATGAAACGGGTCAGAAATACCGGTTTACGAAGGTTGAGAACAGCGTCAATAAGCAAATTTGGTGTGTGATCGGCGTTGAAAATAGCTGCCGTTATGGGGCCACTTATGATCCGAACGGAGCCATTTATACGGGAGAAACGTCGCACTCCCCGAACTCGGCGTTGCTTACGGACGGTGGAACCGACCGGCATTATATTCGGGTGGAAGGCACCAGCAGCCACAATCGGATCGCATACAATGACATCGGTCCAAAAACCGGCTTCGGCGCCGTGATGACGTATGATGGCAAGGACTCGGTTTCGCAGTACGATGTGATTGAGTATAATCACTTCCATGATATCGGTCCACGGGTAAGCAACGGATTGGAAGCGATCCGCCTGGGGCTTTCCGGGCTATCGTTGGCCCCTGGACATGTTACGGTTCAATACAATTTGTTCGACGGATTGAACGGCGAGGACGAGATCGTTTCGGTGAAGAGCAGCGATAATACAATCCGCTACAACACTGTCTTGAATTCCTATGGAGGAATGGTAGCCCGGCACGGTCATCGCAACAGCTTCTATGGCAATTTCATTATTGCGGATGGCAAGAAACCTGGAACGAGCGGTTTCCGGCTCTATGGAAATGATCACAAGATTTATAATAATTATATGGAAGGACTCACGGATGATGCCGTTCAGCTTGATGGCGGAACGGAAGATGCGGGGCCGGAGGGAGGCACGAATCCAAGTATACGTTGGGGCACAGGGCCTAACGATTTCGCTGACCTTAGGAGCCTTTCCGCAGAAAGGCAGCAGGAATTGCTGCGCGGGCACTGGCGGCAATATAATGTGCAGATTTTCAATAATACATTCGTAAACTTAAGCAATAAAGCATCGGCTTTCAAAATTGCTCAGCGCACATTCCAACCGACGGGAACGCTAGTTTATAATAATGTTATTTTCAGCAACGCAGGGACGATATTCAATGAAACGAAAGATATCACACCCGCAGGCAGACCGTCTTATGTGGGCAATATGGCCGATGGTCTCGCCGCTGTGGCAACGAATGCAACGGTCGTTAGCGCCACTTACAAAGGTGATCTGAAGCTGGTCCGTGGCAGCGATGGTCTGATTCGCTTGTCACCGCTAAGTCCAGCGGTTGATAGCGCCCAAGGTCCATATGTTCCTTTGGACGATATGGATGGTCAAAGGCGTACGCATACGCCCGACGCTGGTGCAGATGAGTACGACCAAGCAACCGTTCCTACACTTAAGCCGCTTACGGCTGCCGATGTCGGACCAACTGCAGGCAGGAACATGCCAGTGGAAGAGGGCAGGCCAGAATTAAGCAGCCTTCAAATCAGCTCGAATCTGACACTCACGCCAGCTTTTCGCCCGGATATTAGCTATTATACAGTGATGGCTCCGTTCGGAATCGGCAACTTGACCATTTCGCCGGTTTCCTTGAGTCAGAAGGCTGTTATTCAGGTGAGCGTAGACGGCGCTTCGACGCAGTCAGTTAGAAGCGGCAGCGAAAGCGGACCGCTGGTCATTGCAGAAAGCGGCAGTGTTGTTCTGATTGATGTGTCGATGCCGTCGGGAGTTCATAAAACGTATACCCTGATGATAAAGCGTCCACAGATAAACAATTCATCTTCATCGGATTCTTCATCTGGGTATAATCCAGCGCCATTGCCTAAGCCGGTTCCTGAACCGGCGGTCTCACAGCCTACCAAACCGACGGAGCCCTCAACATCAGCACCACGATCTGAGACTTTTGGAGATGTGCCGACACATTGGGCATCGGAAGCGATCAGCAAGGCTGCTGCCAAGGGCATTGTGAACGGTTATTCAGATGGCAGCTTTAAGCCTGACGAACCGATGACGAGGCTTCAATTCGCTGCCATGCTGGTTCGCGCTCTGGGCTTGAAGCCGGAACCGACGAAGCCGGATTTCACCGATGAGGCGAGTATTCCGGCATGGGCGGCGGGAGAACTAAGCGCTGCGTTGAAAGCAGGTATTATCCAGGGCTATGAAGACCAATCTCTGCGCCCTAATGAGGCAATAAATCGCATCGAAATGATTGCCATGCTGGTAAGGGCATTGCCACAAAGCGAGGGGACATCGGCTTCGGCTTCGTTTAGCGACAGTTCTCAGATCCCCTCATGGGCATTGCCGTTAGTTTCGCGAGCTAACTCGCTAGGGCTAGTTGATGGCCGGGAGAATCATGCTTTTAAACCGTTTGACGTGGCGACGAGAGCGGAAGCCGTCACAGTGGTTATGCGTATGTTGGATCGCTAA
- a CDS encoding amidohydrolase family protein produces the protein MYIDSHVHFWKLSRGDYGWLKPTNTLLYQDYLPSQLLPEFQAFGIEGLVAVEAASTAEEAAFMLELSLTWQAISAVSGGLDPFAERFHEELASLCSNPRFAGVRMNGRAFRDARSDSDSCKLRAVLADMGQAGLTLDLLVQPDDLVTVAPYLEELPMLKVVVNHLGCPNMLEQCNESWHTGMERLSRLPGTAVKLSGMITMAGGSREDLIRPYVGQLITLFGCDRLLFGSDWPVALQAGSYRDVIHLFEAVLPEELTEEEKGQIRAGNARRFYPIER, from the coding sequence ATGTACATAGACAGCCATGTGCATTTCTGGAAGCTGTCGCGTGGCGACTACGGCTGGCTGAAGCCGACGAACACGCTGCTCTATCAGGATTACCTGCCGTCACAGCTGCTCCCGGAATTCCAAGCTTTTGGCATCGAGGGGCTTGTCGCCGTGGAGGCTGCCTCTACGGCCGAGGAAGCGGCATTTATGCTGGAACTGTCGCTGACCTGGCAGGCAATCTCGGCGGTAAGCGGGGGCCTCGATCCGTTCGCGGAACGCTTCCATGAGGAGCTTGCTTCGCTGTGTTCCAATCCGCGCTTTGCTGGTGTCCGCATGAACGGCAGGGCGTTTCGCGATGCACGCTCCGATTCGGATTCATGCAAGCTGCGTGCCGTTCTCGCTGATATGGGGCAGGCGGGGTTGACGCTCGACCTGCTCGTACAGCCTGACGATCTTGTCACGGTTGCGCCGTATTTGGAGGAACTGCCGATGCTCAAGGTGGTCGTCAACCATCTGGGCTGCCCGAACATGCTAGAGCAGTGTAACGAGTCTTGGCATACCGGAATGGAGCGACTGTCCCGACTACCTGGCACAGCGGTCAAGCTGTCCGGCATGATCACGATGGCAGGCGGCTCGCGAGAAGACCTGATCAGGCCATACGTCGGTCAGCTAATCACTCTGTTCGGCTGCGATCGGCTGCTGTTCGGCAGCGACTGGCCGGTTGCCCTGCAGGCGGGAAGCTATCGGGACGTCATTCACTTATTCGAAGCGGTGCTTCCCGAAGAACTCACTGAGGAGGAGAAAGGGCAGATTCGTGCGGGCAATGCCCGCCGTTTCTACCCGATTGAGCGATGA
- a CDS encoding aldo/keto reductase, whose product MEYTTLGRTGLRVSKLGLGGAPLGGVFGPADVQSVEKMIHEAIDGGINFIDTAPSYGRGESERRIGLALSGVRRKQVVLASKAVGPGESFDYATTIRSVEASLERLRTDWIDLLQIHDAEQVPYETIVNETLPALEKLRKDGKIRYIGITTRILPLLMRFVRLNRFDSIQFYTRYMLIDHTAKDELIPLAAEAGIGVINGSVLGLGLLADTPASFLRPGIVEEAAQRMEQLQFLRKTEPHGLVEPAMRFSLSQQAIHVTLTGATSSEVLRANMAICDGRGLAAEELNRVYALFQGKSLFPVE is encoded by the coding sequence ATGGAGTATACCACATTAGGCCGAACGGGGCTTCGCGTATCGAAGCTGGGGCTTGGCGGTGCGCCTTTGGGCGGCGTTTTTGGACCAGCTGATGTGCAGAGTGTCGAGAAGATGATCCATGAGGCCATCGACGGCGGCATTAATTTTATAGACACGGCGCCAAGCTATGGCAGAGGAGAGTCGGAGCGCCGAATCGGTCTGGCTTTAAGCGGAGTCAGACGAAAGCAGGTTGTGTTGGCTTCGAAGGCGGTAGGTCCGGGAGAATCGTTCGATTATGCGACAACGATTCGTTCCGTGGAGGCGAGTCTCGAGCGGCTTCGGACGGATTGGATCGATCTGCTGCAAATTCACGATGCGGAGCAGGTTCCCTACGAGACGATCGTGAACGAGACGCTTCCTGCCCTCGAGAAGCTGCGGAAGGACGGGAAGATTCGGTATATTGGCATCACTACCCGAATCCTGCCGCTCCTGATGCGGTTTGTGCGGCTGAATCGGTTCGATAGCATCCAGTTTTACACGAGGTATATGCTGATTGATCACACCGCCAAGGACGAGCTCATCCCGCTTGCAGCGGAGGCGGGCATAGGCGTCATTAATGGGAGCGTGCTGGGACTCGGGCTGCTTGCCGATACGCCGGCGTCATTCCTAAGGCCGGGTATCGTGGAGGAAGCGGCGCAGCGGATGGAGCAGCTGCAGTTTTTGCGCAAAACGGAGCCGCACGGGCTCGTAGAGCCAGCCATGCGTTTCAGCTTGTCGCAGCAGGCCATTCACGTCACGCTGACCGGGGCGACGTCGTCAGAAGTGCTGCGTGCCAATATGGCAATTTGCGATGGGCGGGGGCTGGCTGCCGAAGAGCTGAACCGAGTCTATGCCTTATTCCAAGGCAAAAGTTTATTTCCAGTAGAATAG
- a CDS encoding AraC family transcriptional regulator, whose translation MVAHTVEFMYTESIGLTDLTVLEVGTQVCQSDMTFGPSVRDMYVLHYVHSGYGTYSAGGQSERVGPGGLFLIVPDTVHAYGADPAQPWHYSWFGFTGTMASRLTALAGFAAPAPVRMTPPSHSVEPLFRNVMSLREEPAKELFLTALLYQIFGTLAIPDDAPPLRADVGHHVRNAVSFMNARYADPIGLDEIAGYVGLDTKYLCRLFQQRLSMSPYRYLTDIRMRKACRLLRKQLLGIAEIARSVGYQDPLLFSRMFKRTIGLSPTAYREKAKIESGSEQ comes from the coding sequence ATGGTGGCGCACACAGTGGAATTCATGTATACAGAATCGATCGGTCTGACCGATCTGACCGTGCTTGAGGTCGGGACACAAGTCTGCCAGTCTGACATGACCTTCGGGCCCAGTGTGCGAGATATGTATGTTCTTCATTATGTGCACAGCGGGTACGGCACCTATTCGGCTGGAGGACAAAGCGAGCGGGTTGGCCCTGGCGGACTGTTTCTAATCGTGCCTGATACCGTCCACGCGTATGGTGCCGACCCGGCCCAGCCTTGGCATTACTCTTGGTTCGGCTTCACAGGCACGATGGCCTCTCGGCTAACTGCGCTGGCCGGCTTTGCCGCTCCAGCTCCCGTCCGGATGACGCCCCCCTCGCACTCCGTTGAACCCTTGTTCCGCAATGTTATGAGCTTGCGCGAGGAACCAGCCAAGGAACTCTTCCTGACCGCTCTGCTCTACCAAATATTCGGCACGCTGGCCATACCAGACGATGCGCCTCCGCTAAGAGCCGATGTCGGCCACCACGTGCGCAATGCCGTTTCCTTCATGAACGCCCGATACGCCGATCCTATCGGGCTCGACGAAATCGCCGGCTATGTAGGGCTGGACACCAAATACTTGTGCCGCCTGTTTCAGCAGCGCCTGTCCATGTCCCCTTACCGATATTTAACCGACATTCGCATGAGGAAAGCTTGCCGCCTGCTCCGCAAGCAGCTGCTGGGGATTGCCGAAATTGCCCGTTCCGTCGGCTATCAAGATCCCTTGCTGTTTTCGCGGATGTTTAAACGAACAATAGGCCTTTCCCCTACCGCGTACAGGGAAAAGGCCAAGATAGAAAGCGGAAGCGAACAATAA
- a CDS encoding ABC transporter permease, whose amino-acid sequence MSRLPLYLAFIRIKLNGVVEYRGAFLLTSFSKASVWVTEFLLIYILISKFKQIAGWGTYEVMFLYALSLASYSFAGFFLFHPCMKLASSIQSGEFDEILTKPINPFLYLICKEFSTGYFNNVIVAIGVMIICFNKLQITLSAMNLLFLVIVLIGGTLIQGAAFLFTSVPAFWITNNKALIDLFMFDLKRFIQYPISAYSKFLQVLLTLLFPYAFINFYPAQYFLKKNDFLMFHPWVQFLTPIIGIVLFTLAILFFFKGIKHYNSTGS is encoded by the coding sequence ATGAGTCGACTGCCGCTATATTTGGCATTTATCAGAATAAAGCTAAACGGAGTGGTCGAATATCGGGGGGCATTTTTGCTCACCTCTTTCTCCAAAGCATCCGTATGGGTAACGGAGTTTCTACTCATTTATATCCTCATCTCCAAGTTCAAACAAATAGCCGGATGGGGAACATACGAGGTTATGTTTTTATATGCATTAAGTTTAGCTTCGTACTCTTTCGCAGGATTTTTTCTGTTTCATCCATGTATGAAACTAGCATCCAGCATCCAAAGTGGAGAGTTTGATGAAATTTTAACAAAACCAATTAATCCTTTTTTATATCTCATATGCAAAGAATTCAGCACGGGGTATTTTAACAATGTGATTGTTGCCATCGGTGTTATGATCATTTGTTTCAACAAACTTCAAATCACATTAAGCGCAATGAATCTTTTGTTCCTTGTCATAGTATTAATTGGAGGTACTCTCATCCAAGGCGCAGCCTTTCTGTTCACTTCTGTACCCGCTTTTTGGATTACGAACAATAAAGCATTAATTGACCTATTTATGTTTGATTTAAAAAGGTTTATTCAATATCCAATATCTGCGTACAGCAAGTTTCTGCAGGTGCTATTAACCTTATTGTTTCCTTATGCATTCATCAATTTTTATCCAGCGCAATATTTTCTCAAAAAAAATGATTTTCTCATGTTCCATCCATGGGTTCAATTTCTCACTCCGATTATCGGTATTGTGTTATTTACTCTGGCGATTCTGTTTTTTTTCAAAGGGATTAAACACTATAACAGCACTGGGTCTTGA
- a CDS encoding ABC transporter permease, with amino-acid sequence MGVYLEFIRISFSQKFVYRMNSYISAASSLIKMLILISIWTALFKGQTAIGGIQLTDMINFVIVNSIIGSLIYSNIANEIGSKVVDGSISTDFIKPINFKYYIFANQIGENVYMLIFNTVPAILLISIYSGFTWPYQTNSLLLFFISLINGFIIIYYFNYILGLTTFWMTTSFYIDWFMKAFFQLFAGTFVPLWFYPDFLLYISKMLPFHLVAFEPIAILLGKLSWHESLQVICTQFVWIIILIVVEKLIWRKVEKKVIVHGG; translated from the coding sequence GTGGGAGTATACCTAGAGTTCATTAGAATATCATTTTCTCAAAAATTTGTTTATCGAATGAACTCCTATATTAGCGCCGCAAGTTCACTAATTAAGATGTTAATACTAATCAGTATATGGACAGCCTTATTTAAAGGACAAACGGCAATTGGCGGTATTCAATTAACGGATATGATTAATTTTGTCATCGTCAATTCAATAATTGGTTCTTTGATCTATTCGAATATTGCGAATGAGATTGGGAGCAAAGTCGTCGATGGTTCAATAAGCACCGACTTCATCAAGCCAATAAATTTTAAGTATTACATATTTGCCAACCAAATCGGCGAGAATGTGTACATGCTCATCTTCAATACAGTTCCAGCGATATTACTTATTAGTATTTATTCGGGATTTACATGGCCATATCAGACAAATAGCCTTTTATTGTTTTTTATTAGCCTGATTAACGGCTTTATAATCATCTACTACTTCAATTATATTTTGGGATTAACTACGTTTTGGATGACGACATCATTTTATATTGATTGGTTTATGAAGGCATTTTTTCAACTCTTTGCAGGCACTTTTGTCCCCCTGTGGTTTTATCCGGACTTTTTATTATACATTAGCAAGATGCTGCCTTTTCATCTTGTTGCATTCGAGCCAATTGCTATACTTTTGGGGAAATTGTCCTGGCATGAGTCTCTCCAAGTTATTTGTACTCAATTTGTTTGGATCATTATTTTGATTGTAGTAGAAAAATTAATTTGGAGAAAAGTTGAAAAAAAAGTAATTGTCCATGGAGGCTAA
- a CDS encoding ABC transporter ATP-binding protein, translated as MAYIEMENICKEFKVYKRNSSWTKTLKSLFIREFETKAAIQNINISIDKGELVGYIGPNGAGKSTTIKILTGILTPTSGIVHVDGRVPHENRVKNAEKMGVVFGQRSQLYWDLPMTETFQLYKKMYRIEERQFKSNVNLYVELLEMKEFINRPIRQLSLGQKMRANLAVALLHDPEIIYLDEPTIGLDVVAKSRIRRFVRELNKEKGTTVLLTTHDMDDIEQICNRIIMIDHGQKIFDGSIGELKDLYSEGYMLIVDFAEDNVSLNDSRLRVIGEEGPRKTILINTNEITIAEAISKITDGNSIVDLHIKEPNIERTIERLYENKERETVLV; from the coding sequence GTGGCTTATATTGAAATGGAAAATATTTGTAAGGAATTTAAAGTGTATAAAAGAAATTCAAGTTGGACCAAGACGCTAAAATCGTTGTTCATTCGTGAATTTGAAACAAAAGCAGCTATTCAAAACATAAATATTAGCATTGATAAAGGAGAGCTTGTTGGATATATCGGTCCAAATGGGGCTGGTAAATCGACTACGATCAAAATTTTAACAGGTATTTTGACACCAACCTCTGGAATTGTTCACGTTGATGGGAGAGTTCCTCATGAAAATCGAGTGAAGAATGCGGAGAAAATGGGGGTAGTTTTCGGACAAAGATCTCAATTGTATTGGGATCTACCGATGACAGAGACATTTCAACTGTATAAGAAAATGTACCGTATTGAAGAGCGACAGTTTAAATCAAATGTAAACCTTTATGTTGAGTTGTTAGAGATGAAGGAATTTATAAATCGACCGATTAGACAATTAAGCTTGGGACAAAAGATGCGAGCCAATTTGGCGGTTGCTCTTTTACATGACCCTGAAATTATATATTTAGATGAGCCTACGATTGGACTTGATGTTGTAGCTAAAAGTCGTATTCGACGTTTTGTGAGGGAATTAAATAAAGAAAAAGGTACGACAGTCCTATTAACCACTCATGATATGGACGATATTGAGCAAATTTGCAATCGAATCATCATGATTGATCACGGGCAGAAGATATTTGACGGATCCATAGGGGAATTAAAAGACTTATACAGTGAAGGGTATATGTTAATCGTGGATTTTGCAGAAGACAATGTATCACTTAATGATTCTCGATTGAGGGTTATTGGTGAGGAGGGACCGAGAAAAACGATTCTAATCAATACGAATGAGATCACAATTGCTGAAGCTATTTCGAAAATCACTGATGGCAACAGTATTGTTGATTTACATATTAAGGAACCTAATATTGAAAGAACAATTGAGAGATTATATGAAAATAAAGAACGAGAGACGGTACTCGTTTGA